One Betta splendens chromosome 16, fBetSpl5.4, whole genome shotgun sequence genomic window carries:
- the LOC129603160 gene encoding calphotin-like isoform X1 yields the protein MEFIPPGLPADFRGDLEMLAREYAEAPSLTAQLRTVNLAIEILEDEYWWREYPGVQAFFDRLRLMRRNLTRARRAPAGRGSASALVAASAVRVSSSASNPVLLCSVPVQSCSVQSPVQSCSVQSPVQPSPVQSPVQPSPVQSPVQPSPVQSPVQPSPVQSPVQPSPVQSPVQPSPVQSPVQPSPVQSPVQPSPVQSPVQPRAVQSPVQPRAVQSPVPPRAVQSPVQPRAVQSPVPPRAVQSPVQPRAVQSPAQPRAVQSPAQPRAVQSPAQPRAVQSPAQPRAVQSPAQPRAVQSPAQPRAVQSPAQPRAVQSPAQPRAVQSPAQPRAVQSPVQPRAAQSPVQPRAAQSPVQPRAAQSSSAQVPVQSSHVPVQVPVQSSHVPAQVPVQPSHVPVPVPVQSSHVPVQVPVQSSHVPVPVQSSHAQVVSRPEGTTCRPGARHTRSGPTSPPSSSAAVSSRAGSGGDAVPVPVGHVEVVPVPVGHVEVVPVPVGHVEVVPVPVGHVEVVPVPVPVGHVEVVPVPVPADQIEVVPVPVPVDQIEVVPVPVPVGHVEVVPVPVDQIKVVPVPVPVDQVEVVPVPVPVDQVEGVPVGQVEGVPVGQVEGVPVGQVEVTPVSDPVPVDPVAVVPVPVTLGAAAPAGLQEEAAPAAVPAHLQEEVAPVAVPAHLQEEVAPVAVPAHLQEEIAPVAVPAHLQEEIAPVAVPAHLQEEVAPVAVPAHLQEEVAPVAVPAHLQEEVAPVAVPAHLQEGVAPVAVPAHLQEGVAPVAAPAAPASVPGGSAPAAPASVPGGSAPAAPASVPGGSAPAAPASVPGGSAPAAPASVPGGSAPAAPASVPGGPAPAASVPASRRRGPRRTSPRLSSSLVPVSSRSRLPDWWPRPRRFRPFGWRCLLRRRPPRPLGLQDQRPPGGHRRSGGSPWTLAQPKGTGGAPLPQWRLSRISPRPHPP from the exons atggagtttaTTCCACCGGGCTTACCGGCGGACTTCCGCGGGGATCTCGAGATGTTGGCCAGGGAATacgcggaagcgcccagccttacGGCCCAGCTCCGGACAGTCAATCTAGCCATCGAGATCCTGGAGgatgaatactggtggcgtgagtaccccggagtgcaggcgtttttcgatagactccggctaatgcggagaAACCTGACACGCGCACGGCGCGCACCAGCTGGCCgcggctccgcctccgctcTGGTCGCCGCTTCGGCGGTtcgcgtctccagctcagcctccaacccagtcctgctctgttcagtcccagtccagtcgtgctctgttcagtctccagtccagtcgtgctctgttcagtctccagtccagccgagcccagttcagtctccagtccagccgagcccagttcagtctccagtccagccgagcccagttcagtctccagtccagccgagcccagttcagtctccagtccagccgagcccagttcagtctccagtccagccgagcccagttcagtctccagtccagccgagcccagttcagtctccagtccagccgagcccagttcagtctccagtccagccgcgagccgttcagtctccagtccagccgcgagccgttcagtctccagtcccgcCGCgagccgttcagtctccagtccagccgcgagccgttcagtctccagtcccgcCGCgagccgttcagtctccagtccagccgcgagctgttcagtctccagcccagccgcgagctgttcagtctccagcccagccgcgagctgttcagtctccagcccagccgcgagctgttcagtctccagcccagccgcgagctgttcagtctccagcccagccgcgagctgttcagtctccagcccagccgcgagctgttcagtctccagcccagccgcgagctgttcaatctccagcccagccgcgagctgttcaatctccagcccagccgcgagctgttcaatctccagtccagccgcgagctgcccagtctccagtccagccgcgagctgcccagtctccagtccagccgcgagctgccCAGTCGAGTTCtgcccaggttccagtccagtcgagtcacgttcctgtccaggttccagtacagtcgagtcacgttcctgcccaggttccagttcagccgagtcacgttcctgtcccggttccagttcagtcgagtcacgttcctgtccaggttccagttcagtccagtcacgttcctgtcccagttcagtccagtcacgcgcaggtcgtgtcccgaccagagggcaccacctgtcgaccgggtgctaggcacacccgatcaggcccgacgtctcctccgtcgagctcggcagctgtaagcagtcgtgccggctccggaggggacgccgtcccagttcctgtcggccatgtcgaggtcgttccagttcctgtcggccatgtcgaggtcgttccagttcctgtcggccatgtcgaggtcgttccagttcctgtcggccatgtcgaggtcgttccagttcctgtccctgtcggccatgtcgag gtcgttccagttcctgtccctgccgaccaaattgaggtcgttccagttcctgtccctgtcgaccaaattgaggtcgttccagttcctgttcctgtcggccatgttgaggtcgttcctgtccctgtcgaccaaattaaggtcgttccagttcctgtccctgtcgaccaagttgaggtcgttccagttcctgtccctgtcgaccaagttgagggcgttcccgtaggccaagtagagggcgttcccgtaggccaagtagagggcgttcccgtaggccaagtagaggtcacccctgtctctgaccccgttcctgtcgaccctgtagcggtcgttccagtccccgtcacccttggagccgcagcgcccgccggcctccaggaggaggcagcccctgcggcagttcctgcgcacctccaggaggaggtcgcgccagtcgcagttcctgcgcacctccaggaggaggtcgcgccagtcgcagttcctgcgcacctccaggaggagatcgcgccagtcgcagttcctgcgcacctccaggaggagatcgcgccagtcgcagttcctgcgcacctccaggaggaggtcgcgccagtcgcagttcctgcgcacctccaggaggaggtcgcgccagtcgcagttcctgcgcacctccaggaggaggtcgcgccagtcgcagttcctgcgcacctccaggagggggtcgcgccagtcgcagttcctgcgcacctccaggagggggtcgcgcccgtcgcggctccggccgcacctgcatcggttcctggcggctcggctccggccgcacctgcatcggttcctggcggctcggctccggccgcacctgcatcggttcctggcggctcggctccggccgcacctgcatcggttcctggcggctcggctccggccgcacctgcatcggttcctggcggctcggctccggccgcacctgcatcggttcctggcggcccggctccggccgcatctgtacCTGCGTCTCGTCgcagaggtccaaggaggacgtctccacgtctgtcttcgtctctggttcctgtctcgtctcggtctcggctgccggactggtggcctcgccctcggcgcttccggccgtttggatggcgctgcctcctgcggcgacgtccgcctcgacccctcggtctccaggatcagcgtccgcctggaggacatcgccggtcgggggggtccccgtggacgctggcccagcccaagggcactgggggtgcccccctgcctcagtggcggttgagcaggatctcgccgcgtccccaccctccgtga
- the LOC129603160 gene encoding calphotin-like isoform X2 — MEFIPPGLPADFRGDLEMLAREYAEAPSLTAQLRTVNLAIEILEDEYWWREYPGVQAFFDRLRLMRRNLTRARRAPAGRGSASALVAASAVRVSSSASNPVLLCSVPVQSCSVQSPVQSCSVQSPVQPSPVQSPVQPSPVQSPVQPSPVQSPVQPSPVQSPVQPSPVQSPVQPSPVQSPVQPSPVQSPVQPSPVQSPVQPRAVQSPVQPRAVQSPVPPRAVQSPVQPRAVQSPVPPRAVQSPVQPRAVQSPAQPRAVQSPAQPRAVQSPAQPRAVQSPAQPRAVQSPAQPRAVQSPAQPRAVQSPAQPRAVQSPAQPRAVQSPAQPRAVQSPVQPRAAQSPVQPRAAQSPVQPRAAQSSSAQVPVQSSHVPVQVPVQSSHVPAQVPVQPSHVPVPVPVQSSHVPVQVPVQSSHVPVPVQSSHAQVVSRPEGTTCRPGARHTRSGPTSPPSSSAAVSSRAGSGGDAVPVPVGHVEVVPVPVGHVEVVPVPVGHVEVVPVPVPVGHVEVVPVPVGHVEVVPVPVPADQIEVVPVPVPVDQIEVVPVPVPVGHVEVVPVPVDQIKVVPVPVPVDQVEVVPVPVPVDQVEGVPVGQVEGVPVGQVEGVPVGQVEVTPVSDPVPVDPVAVVPVPVTLGAAAPAGLQEEAAPAAVPAHLQEEVAPVAVPAHLQEEVAPVAVPAHLQEEIAPVAVPAHLQEEIAPVAVPAHLQEEVAPVAVPAHLQEEVAPVAVPAHLQEEVAPVAVPAHLQEGVAPVAVPAHLQEGVAPVAAPAAPASVPGGSAPAAPASVPGGSAPAAPASVPGGSAPAAPASVPGGSAPAAPASVPGGSAPAAPASVPGGPAPAASVPASRRRGPRRTSPRLSSSLVPVSSRSRLPDWWPRPRRFRPFGWRCLLRRRPPRPLGLQDQRPPGGHRRSGGSPWTLAQPKGTGGAPLPQWRLSRISPRPHPP; from the exons atggagtttaTTCCACCGGGCTTACCGGCGGACTTCCGCGGGGATCTCGAGATGTTGGCCAGGGAATacgcggaagcgcccagccttacGGCCCAGCTCCGGACAGTCAATCTAGCCATCGAGATCCTGGAGgatgaatactggtggcgtgagtaccccggagtgcaggcgtttttcgatagactccggctaatgcggagaAACCTGACACGCGCACGGCGCGCACCAGCTGGCCgcggctccgcctccgctcTGGTCGCCGCTTCGGCGGTtcgcgtctccagctcagcctccaacccagtcctgctctgttcagtcccagtccagtcgtgctctgttcagtctccagtccagtcgtgctctgttcagtctccagtccagccgagcccagttcagtctccagtccagccgagcccagttcagtctccagtccagccgagcccagttcagtctccagtccagccgagcccagttcagtctccagtccagccgagcccagttcagtctccagtccagccgagcccagttcagtctccagtccagccgagcccagttcagtctccagtccagccgagcccagttcagtctccagtccagccgcgagccgttcagtctccagtccagccgcgagccgttcagtctccagtcccgcCGCgagccgttcagtctccagtccagccgcgagccgttcagtctccagtcccgcCGCgagccgttcagtctccagtccagccgcgagctgttcagtctccagcccagccgcgagctgttcagtctccagcccagccgcgagctgttcagtctccagcccagccgcgagctgttcagtctccagcccagccgcgagctgttcagtctccagcccagccgcgagctgttcagtctccagcccagccgcgagctgttcagtctccagcccagccgcgagctgttcaatctccagcccagccgcgagctgttcaatctccagcccagccgcgagctgttcaatctccagtccagccgcgagctgcccagtctccagtccagccgcgagctgcccagtctccagtccagccgcgagctgccCAGTCGAGTTCtgcccaggttccagtccagtcgagtcacgttcctgtccaggttccagtacagtcgagtcacgttcctgcccaggttccagttcagccgagtcacgttcctgtcccggttccagttcagtcgagtcacgttcctgtccaggttccagttcagtccagtcacgttcctgtcccagttcagtccagtcacgcgcaggtcgtgtcccgaccagagggcaccacctgtcgaccgggtgctaggcacacccgatcaggcccgacgtctcctccgtcgagctcggcagctgtaagcagtcgtgccggctccggaggggacgccgtcccagttcctgtcggccatgtcgag gtcgttccagttcctgtcggccatgtcgaggtcgttccagttcctgtcggccatgtcgaggtcgttccagttcctgtccctgtcggccatgtcgaggtcgttccagttcctgtcggccatgttgaggtcgttccagttcctgtccctgccgaccaaattgaggtcgttccagttcctgtccctgtcgaccaaattgaggtcgttccagttcctgttcctgtcggccatgttgaggtcgttcctgtccctgtcgaccaaattaaggtcgttccagttcctgtccctgtcgaccaagttgaggtcgttccagttcctgtccctgtcgaccaagttgagggcgttcccgtaggccaagtagagggcgttcccgtaggccaagtagagggcgttcccgtaggccaagtagaggtcacccctgtctctgaccccgttcctgtcgaccctgtagcggtcgttccagtccccgtcacccttggagccgcagcgcccgccggcctccaggaggaggcagcccctgcggcagttcctgcgcacctccaggaggaggtcgcgccagtcgcagttcctgcgcacctccaggaggaggtcgcgccagtcgcagttcctgcgcacctccaggaggagatcgcgccagtcgcagttcctgcgcacctccaggaggagatcgcgccagtcgcagttcctgcgcacctccaggaggaggtcgcgccagtcgcagttcctgcgcacctccaggaggaggtcgcgccagtcgcagttcctgcgcacctccaggaggaggtcgcgccagtcgcagttcctgcgcacctccaggagggggtcgcgccagtcgcagttcctgcgcacctccaggagggggtcgcgcccgtcgcggctccggccgcacctgcatcggttcctggcggctcggctccggccgcacctgcatcggttcctggcggctcggctccggccgcacctgcatcggttcctggcggctcggctccggccgcacctgcatcggttcctggcggctcggctccggccgcacctgcatcggttcctggcggctcggctccggccgcacctgcatcggttcctggcggcccggctccggccgcatctgtacCTGCGTCTCGTCgcagaggtccaaggaggacgtctccacgtctgtcttcgtctctggttcctgtctcgtctcggtctcggctgccggactggtggcctcgccctcggcgcttccggccgtttggatggcgctgcctcctgcggcgacgtccgcctcgacccctcggtctccaggatcagcgtccgcctggaggacatcgccggtcgggggggtccccgtggacgctggcccagcccaagggcactgggggtgcccccctgcctcagtggcggttgagcaggatctcgccgcgtccccaccctccgtga